The genomic DNA AGCCAATACCGGTACGCCATGCGCTCGTCAGTGCCGGACGGCTGAGGCGCGGGGGAAAGCACGCGCTCCTTGTCGTAGGTATCGGCCAGATAGTCCAGGATCGCACCGGATTCGGCCAGCATCCGCGTCCCGTCCTGCAGCACCGGGGCTTTGCCCAGCCCGTGGATCTGCTTGAGCGCGGCAGGCGCGAGCATGGTCTTGGCATCCCGCGCGTACTGCTTGAGTTCGTAGTCCAGCCCGAGCTCTTCCAGCGCCCACAGGACGCGCAGGGAACGGGAATTGTCGAGGTGGTGGACGATGCGCATGCAGGGGGATCCGCGATGAAGGGTTCCCATAGCGTAGTGGGCAGCGTTTGCGCGAAGCGTGACGAACAAGGGCGTCGCCCGGCTGGAACGCGGGCAAAAAAAAACGCCGGAAGCTTTCGCTTCCGGCGTTCATAGCTACCTTAAGGTAGCAAGCGGATTAGACCGCCTGCACCTGGTCAGCCTGCATGCCCTTCTGGCCCTGCACGGCGACGAAGGTTACCTTCTGGCCTTCCTGCAGCGACTTGAAGCCGTTGCCCTGGATGGCACGGAAGTGCACGAACAGGTCCGGGCCGCTTTCCGGGGTGATGAAGCCGAAGCCCTTGGCATCGTTGAACCACTTCACGGTACCGCTCTGACGATCAGACATCTTTGAAACTCCTGAAACAATATGAAATAAATCGCAGCCACCGGATATCGGGGCCGAGACTGAGTTGCAGGCGTTGGCAAAGCGGATCGATGGAGCAGATCGTGAGATCAACTGCACCAGGCCACGATTTACGGTGACCCTAGCAAACACAGTGGGACGGACAATACGCGTGTTTGGACTAAAAAGCGATAGCGGAGACGTTCATCA from Stenotrophomonas sp. 169 includes the following:
- a CDS encoding cold-shock protein, which encodes MSDRQSGTVKWFNDAKGFGFITPESGPDLFVHFRAIQGNGFKSLQEGQKVTFVAVQGQKGMQADQVQAV